Genomic DNA from Longimicrobium sp.:
GCACCACGGCACCCGTGCTCACCAGCCCGCTGGCGCGGTTCTGGTTGGTGCTGTTGCCGAACGGCAGCGTGATGCGGTCGATGGTTTCCTGCGGCAGGTAGCTCCCCGTTTCCGGGAGCTGGTCCACCGCGTTCCACTCGTCCTCGGAGCTGGGCGACGAGTTCCGGATCTTTTCCTGGATCAGCAGGATGCCGTAGATCAGCGACTCGGGGCGCGGCGGGCAGCCGGGCACGTACACGTCGACCGGGATGATGGTGTCGATGCCCTGCACCATGCTGTACACGTCGAACACGCCGCCCGTGCTGGCGCAGGCGCCCATGCTGATGCTCCACTTGGGCGAGGGCATCTGCTCCCAGATCTTCTTGAGCACGGGCGCCATCTTGTAGCTCACCCGCCCCGCGCAGATCAGCAGGTCGGCCTGGCGGGGGCTGAAGCTCATGCGCTCCATGCCGAAGCGGGCCAGGTCGAACCGGGTGGCGGCGGTGGCCATCATCTCGATGGCGCAGCACGCCGTGCCGAAGGGCATGGGCCAGAGCGAGTTGGTGCGCGCCCAGTTGACGACGGCGTCCACGCGCGTCGTCAGGAACCCGGGCGAGCCGTCGAACAGGTTGCCCTGCTGCTGCTGGGTGGCGGGCTGCACGGTTCCGGGCAGCCCCTGGTGCACGGCCAGCCCGCGGCCGTCGCGGGGCTGGCCCTCGGTCATATCGCCACTGTGGCCGGACGGGCGGTCGTTCAGTCCCATTCCAGCGCTCCTTTCTTCCATTCGTAGACCAGGCCCACCGTCAGGATGAACACGAAGATCATCGCCGTGGCGA
This window encodes:
- a CDS encoding NADH-quinone oxidoreductase subunit NuoB, which produces MFDGSPGFLTTRVDAVVNWARTNSLWPMPFGTACCAIEMMATAATRFDLARFGMERMSFSPRQADLLICAGRVSYKMAPVLKKIWEQMPSPKWSISMGACASTGGVFDVYSMVQGIDTIIPVDVYVPGCPPRPESLIYGILLIQEKIRNSSPSSEDEWNAVDQLPETGSYLPQETIDRITLPFGNSTNQNRASGLVSTGAVVRVSDRLP